In Paramisgurnus dabryanus chromosome 14, PD_genome_1.1, whole genome shotgun sequence, one genomic interval encodes:
- the hnrnpa1a gene encoding heterogeneous nuclear ribonucleoprotein A1a isoform X2, with amino-acid sequence MSKEQQTPREPEQLRKLFIGGLSFETTDESLRAHFEQWGTLTDCVVMRDPNTKRSRGFGFVTYSSVDEVDAAMDARPHKVDGRAVEPKRAVSREDSSRPGAHSTVKKIFVGGIKEDTDEEHLREYFIQFGKIEEVNIMTEKNSDKRRGFAFVTFDDHDSVDRIVIQKYHTVNGHNCEVRKALSREEMNRVSMNPRGGRGGGGGGGGGGGNFGGRGGGGYGGGGYGGGRGGYGGGDGYNGYGGNGGYGGGGPGYGGNRGYGGGGGGGGYGNQGGGYGGGGGYDNYNNGGGGNFGGGNFGGGGDYNDFGNYNNQSSSNYGPMKGGNYGGGGGGGGRSGGGPYGDRPDDDLKTAASY; translated from the exons ATGTCTAAGGAg CAACAGACCCCCCGTGAGCCCGAGCAGCTCCGCAAGCTGTTTATCGGGGGTCTCAGTTTCGAGACAACAGATGAGAGTCTCCGGGCACATTTCGAGCAATGGGGAACCCTCACAGACTGTGTG GTCATGAGGGACCCAAACACCAAAAGGTCGAGGGGTTTTGGGTTTGTGACGTATAGTTCAGTGGATGAAGTCGACGCAGCAATGGACGCTCGCCCGCACAAAGTGGACGGACGAGCCGTTGAACCCAAGAGAGCCGTATCTAGAGAA GACTCGAGCAGACCAGGTGCTCACTCCACtgttaaaaagatttttgtGGGTGGAATTAAAGAAGACACAGATGAGGAACACTTGCGCGAGTACTTTATTCAGTTTGGTAAAATTGAGGAGGTGAACATCATGACAGAGAAAAACAGCGATAAGAGGAGAGGCTTTGCCTTCGTTACGTTTGATGACCATGACTCTGTTGACAGGATTGTCA TTCAGAAGTACCACACAGTGAATGGACACAACTGTGAAGTCAGGAAAGCTCTCTCCAGGGAGGAAATGAACAGGGTTTCCATGAATCCACGAG GTGGCCGAGGAGGAGGAGGCGGCGGCGGAGGTGGTGGTGGAAACTTTGGTGGAAGAGGAGGAGGTGGATATGGAG GTGGAGGATACGGTGGAGGAAGAGGAGGTTATGGAGGCGGTGATGGATATAATGGCTATGGAGGAAATG GTGGCTACGGTGGAGGTGGACCAGGTTATGGTGGTAATCGCGGTTATGGCGGTGGTGGAGGAGGTGGTGGCTACGGCAACCAGGGAGGTGGATACGGTGGTGGTGGCGGCTATGACAACTACAATAATGGTGGTGGAGGCAACTTTGGAGGAG GCAACTTTGGAGGGGGTGGAGACTACAATGACTTCGGCAACTACAACAACCAGTCTTCGTCTAACTATGGGCCGATGAAGGGAGGAAACTATGGCGGCGGTGGTGGTGGAGGTGGAAGGAGTGGTGGTGGCCCATATGGAG ATAGACCAGATGATGATTTGAAAACTGCAGCCTCTTACTGA
- the hnrnpa1a gene encoding heterogeneous nuclear ribonucleoprotein A1a isoform X1: MSKEQQTPREPEQLRKLFIGGLSFETTDESLRAHFEQWGTLTDCVVMRDPNTKRSRGFGFVTYSSVDEVDAAMDARPHKVDGRAVEPKRAVSREDSSRPGAHSTVKKIFVGGIKEDTDEEHLREYFIQFGKIEEVNIMTEKNSDKRRGFAFVTFDDHDSVDRIVIQKYHTVNGHNCEVRKALSREEMNRVSMNPRGGRGGGGGGGGGGGNFGGRGGGGYGGGGYGGGRGGYGGGDGYNGYGGNGGYGGGGPGYGGNRGYGGGGGGGGYGNQGGGYGGGGGYDNYNNGGGGNFGGGNFGGGGDYNDFGNYNNQSSSNYGPMKGGNYGGGGGGGGRSGGGPYGGGYGGGSGGGYGGGSGGRRF, translated from the exons ATGTCTAAGGAg CAACAGACCCCCCGTGAGCCCGAGCAGCTCCGCAAGCTGTTTATCGGGGGTCTCAGTTTCGAGACAACAGATGAGAGTCTCCGGGCACATTTCGAGCAATGGGGAACCCTCACAGACTGTGTG GTCATGAGGGACCCAAACACCAAAAGGTCGAGGGGTTTTGGGTTTGTGACGTATAGTTCAGTGGATGAAGTCGACGCAGCAATGGACGCTCGCCCGCACAAAGTGGACGGACGAGCCGTTGAACCCAAGAGAGCCGTATCTAGAGAA GACTCGAGCAGACCAGGTGCTCACTCCACtgttaaaaagatttttgtGGGTGGAATTAAAGAAGACACAGATGAGGAACACTTGCGCGAGTACTTTATTCAGTTTGGTAAAATTGAGGAGGTGAACATCATGACAGAGAAAAACAGCGATAAGAGGAGAGGCTTTGCCTTCGTTACGTTTGATGACCATGACTCTGTTGACAGGATTGTCA TTCAGAAGTACCACACAGTGAATGGACACAACTGTGAAGTCAGGAAAGCTCTCTCCAGGGAGGAAATGAACAGGGTTTCCATGAATCCACGAG GTGGCCGAGGAGGAGGAGGCGGCGGCGGAGGTGGTGGTGGAAACTTTGGTGGAAGAGGAGGAGGTGGATATGGAG GTGGAGGATACGGTGGAGGAAGAGGAGGTTATGGAGGCGGTGATGGATATAATGGCTATGGAGGAAATG GTGGCTACGGTGGAGGTGGACCAGGTTATGGTGGTAATCGCGGTTATGGCGGTGGTGGAGGAGGTGGTGGCTACGGCAACCAGGGAGGTGGATACGGTGGTGGTGGCGGCTATGACAACTACAATAATGGTGGTGGAGGCAACTTTGGAGGAG GCAACTTTGGAGGGGGTGGAGACTACAATGACTTCGGCAACTACAACAACCAGTCTTCGTCTAACTATGGGCCGATGAAGGGAGGAAACTATGGCGGCGGTGGTGGTGGAGGTGGAAGGAGTGGTGGTGGCCCATATGGAG GTGGTTACGGAGGAGGCTCCGGCGGGGGTTATGGAGGAGGCTCCGGCGGTCGACgattttaa